In Xanthomonas fragariae, the genomic window CGGTTGGCCACGATGTCAGGGATCGCACCTTCCAGGCCGTAACCGGGTTGGATCCGCACCCGGCGATCATCCTTGGCCACCAGCAGCAGCACGCCATCATCCACGCCTTTGCGGCCGATCTTCCACTGGTCGAACACGCGCTGGGTGTACTGCTCGATCGCCTCAGGCTGCGTCGTTGGCACGATCAAAATCTGCAACTGCGCGCCCTTGCGTTGCTGCAAGGCCAGCGCTTGCTGTTCCAGCTGCTGGATCTGCGCCGCATCCAGCGTGCCGGTGACGTCGACCACCGGCGAGCGCAGCGGCGGAATGGCTGCCAGGTCCTGCGCCAGCAACGAGGCCGGGAGCAGAAGCAGAAGCAGAAGCAGCACCATCATCCACAACACCCAGCTGTGCTTTTGTCGCATTACAAAACTCCTAGTTGATTGGCAACGACATGCAGCTGTTTCTTCTCCCTCTGGGACCGTGGCCCCCTTCATGGGAAGAAGGTGCCCCGTAGGAGCAGAGTAAGGGTTACGAGCGAAGCTCGTGCAGTTGGAACGACGCGAGAGCTACGCCCCATACCCTCCCCCAACCCCTTGTCTGTTGGCGATGTGCCAGATGGGTGCGTCGAGAGCCGGCGTGGTCGACCGACGATCCACTGGTCTGAGCGACTGCGGGAGAGCGAGGTCGCCACGCCGGACTCCCCAGGCAAACTCCCGAACAGTTGCTGGAGTTGGCACGCGTAACGATCAGGCTGGGCAGCCGCAGGAGAACTCTCGACCCTTCGAGCATAGCGGAGTTTTTTATGCCTCACGGTGTTGGGATCGATGTCAGCAAGCAATGGATCGCCCGACAGGTGACTGTGCGTGCCGAGCGGGATGTGCTGTGAATCAGGCCAAGTGCGTCGGCTATGCGGGCCACACCCTCGACGCAGAAGGCGACCGCATGGCTGCGACCGCCTTCGTCGATGAACTAACGCATTTGCGTATCAGACTGCTGCGTCAGGCAGCAAGCGCGGCATCGACGATGCAGCGCCTTCCACTTCGGTGGTGCGTGCAGCATAGCGGGTGGCAAAGCGCACATGGGTGATGAAGCTGGCGTTGGCCGATTGCGCCAGCGAGGCCACCAGCGCGCCGTTGAATGCATCGCCAGCACCGGTGGTGTCCACCGTCTGCGCGCTTTCCGCACCCACGCGGTAATGCGCCGCGGTATCGCCACGCAGCTGTTCTTCGGCGTGCGAAATAAAGGCGCCTACCGCGCCCAGCGTCACCACCACGGTGCCGCCTGGCAGTAACTTGCGGCACAACGAGTGCAGCGTGTTGCCGTCCAGCGCTGCTACATCATCGGCATTGATGCGCTCGCCGACATGGCGACCGAGCAGTGCGGCGAATTCGGTTTCGTTGGGCGTCAACACATTCGACAGCTTGAGCAAACCGATCGAGGTCGGTGCATTGGCCGGCGCTGCGTTTAGTACGGTCAGCACGCCGCATTCGCGCGCCAGTGCCAGGGCCGACTCGACGGTTTCTGCCGGCGATTCCAACTGCGCCAGCAGTACGCGTGCCGAGGCAACCAGCGCGCGTTGGTTGTCGACAAAGCCCGGGCTCAGCACCGAATTGGCGCCGGCACCGATCACGATGGTGTTGCGTCCGTGCCCATCGACGTAGATGCCACCGGTGCCGGTCGGCTCATTGCTGGGCTCGGCGATCAGCGCGAACCCATCCTGCGCGGCCAGCGAACGCGCCAGCGCACCGCCGGCATCATCGCCCAGCGCGCACAGGAAGTGCGTCTTGGCGCCAGCACGTGCAGCCGCGACTGCCTGGTTAAACCCCTTGCCGCCTGGACCGGTGCTATAGCGACCGGCGATGGTGGCGCCCGGGGCGGGCAGGACATCACAGCGCCACACGTGATCGACATTGAAGGACCCGACAACGACGACCGAACTCATAAATACCCTTGCTTGAATGACTGACTTGAATGAATGGAAGAAACGTGGC contains:
- a CDS encoding ribokinase, with the translated sequence MSSVVVVGSFNVDHVWRCDVLPAPGATIAGRYSTGPGGKGFNQAVAAARAGAKTHFLCALGDDAGGALARSLAAQDGFALIAEPSNEPTGTGGIYVDGHGRNTIVIGAGANSVLSPGFVDNQRALVASARVLLAQLESPAETVESALALARECGVLTVLNAAPANAPTSIGLLKLSNVLTPNETEFAALLGRHVGERINADDVAALDGNTLHSLCRKLLPGGTVVVTLGAVGAFISHAEEQLRGDTAAHYRVGAESAQTVDTTGAGDAFNGALVASLAQSANASFITHVRFATRYAARTTEVEGAASSMPRLLPDAAV